The following proteins are encoded in a genomic region of Protaetiibacter sp. SSC-01:
- the ilvN gene encoding acetolactate synthase small subunit translates to MSHHVLSLLVEDKPGLLTRVAGLFARRGFNINSLAVGPTEIDGLSRITVVVDVEELPLEQVTKQLNKLVNVIKIVELDPDASVQREHLLIKVRVDNTTRSQILEAVNLFRARVVDVSPDALVIEVTGDSGKVQALLRVLEPYGIREIAQSGLLAIGRGGKSITERVYKN, encoded by the coding sequence ATGTCGCATCACGTGCTCTCCCTCCTCGTCGAGGACAAGCCCGGTCTGCTGACCCGCGTCGCGGGGCTCTTCGCCCGCCGCGGCTTCAACATCAACTCGCTCGCGGTCGGCCCGACCGAGATCGACGGCCTCAGCCGCATCACGGTCGTCGTCGACGTCGAGGAGCTGCCGCTCGAGCAGGTCACGAAGCAGCTCAACAAGCTCGTCAACGTCATCAAGATCGTGGAGCTCGACCCGGATGCGTCCGTGCAGCGCGAGCACCTGCTCATCAAGGTGCGCGTCGACAACACGACCCGCAGCCAGATCCTCGAGGCCGTGAACCTGTTCCGCGCGCGCGTCGTCGACGTGTCGCCGGACGCGCTCGTCATCGAGGTGACGGGCGACTCGGGCAAGGTGCAGGCGCTCCTGCGCGTGCTCGAGCCCTACGGCATCCGCGAGATCGCCCAGTCGGGCCTCCTCGCGATCGGCCGCGGCGGCAAGAGCATCACCGAACGCGTCTACAAGAATTGA
- the otsB gene encoding trehalose-phosphatase, with amino-acid sequence MDDRAPAALVTGPLPEALVGALRELARVRRLLVALDFDGTLAPEVDSPEKARALPEARAAVLRLRALPNTRVALVSGRSLRSLIEVSDLPDDVLLVGSHGIELRLDDPNDRVSLDTAELERVDVLQEVLSQVADSIDDVWLETKPAGFALHTRLATDENSRLAHLVALREAQAELDDLTIREGKNVLEFAVRSTTKGEAIEHLRRYVAADAVFYAGDDVTDEDAFDALQPHDLGLKSGEGATLASYRVPGPDDVAEVLAALATFREGDVHEQ; translated from the coding sequence ATGGACGATCGAGCGCCCGCCGCGCTCGTGACGGGGCCGCTGCCGGAGGCGCTCGTCGGAGCGCTCCGCGAGCTCGCCCGGGTGCGCCGACTGCTCGTCGCGCTCGACTTCGACGGCACCCTCGCGCCGGAGGTCGACTCGCCCGAGAAGGCCCGAGCGCTCCCCGAGGCGCGTGCCGCGGTGCTGCGGCTCCGTGCCCTGCCGAACACGCGCGTCGCGCTCGTCTCGGGCCGCTCGCTGCGCTCGCTCATCGAGGTGTCGGACCTGCCCGACGACGTGCTGCTCGTCGGCTCGCACGGGATCGAGCTGCGCCTCGACGACCCGAACGACCGCGTCTCGCTCGACACCGCCGAGCTCGAGCGCGTCGACGTGCTGCAGGAGGTGCTGAGCCAGGTCGCCGACTCGATCGACGACGTGTGGCTCGAGACCAAGCCCGCGGGCTTCGCGCTCCACACGCGCCTCGCGACGGATGAGAACTCCCGCCTCGCGCACCTCGTGGCGCTGCGCGAGGCGCAGGCGGAGCTCGACGACCTCACCATCCGCGAGGGCAAGAACGTGCTCGAGTTCGCCGTGCGCTCGACGACGAAGGGCGAGGCGATCGAGCACCTGCGCCGCTACGTCGCGGCCGACGCCGTGTTCTACGCGGGCGACGACGTGACCGACGAGGACGCCTTCGACGCCCTCCAGCCGCACGACCTCGGGCTCAAGTCGGGGGAAGGGGCCACGCTCGCCTCCTACCGTGTTCCGGGCCCGGATGATGTGGCCGAGGTGCTCGCGGCGCTCGCCACGTTCCGCGAGGGCGACGTCCACGAGCAGTGA
- the otsA gene encoding alpha,alpha-trehalose-phosphate synthase (UDP-forming) has product MSDERYSFVVVSNRLPVDRVVDEAGNASWKQSPGGLVTALEPVMRAADGAWVGWAGQADVDLEPFDNAGIRIVPVPLSESDLELYYEGFSNDTLWPLYHDVIAQPSYHREWWDRYVQVNRRFADAVARISDDAATVWVQDYQLQLVPAMLRERRPDLLIGFFNHIPFPAYGIFSQLPWRTQIVDGLLGADVVGFQRVADAGNFSRAVRRLKGYATKTPYIDVPGVDGGASRRVIARAFPISIDTRSFEELAARPDVQERAAQIRHDLGNPKTILLGVDRLDYTKGIGHRLKAYGELLEDGRLSVEDVTLVQVATPSRERVESYRQLRDEIELTVGRINGDFGTISHQAISYLHHGFPREEMAALYVAADVMLVTALRDGMNLVAKEYVAARADEDGVLILSEFTGASDELRAALLVNPHDIDGVKDAILRAIEMPRQERRKRMRSLRKKVAENDVNHWSDTFLATLDGSRARIGWGGAEPLDALEWTIERPPRS; this is encoded by the coding sequence ATGTCCGACGAGCGTTACAGCTTCGTCGTCGTGTCCAACCGTCTCCCGGTCGACCGCGTGGTCGACGAGGCCGGCAACGCGAGCTGGAAGCAGTCTCCGGGGGGCCTCGTCACGGCGCTCGAACCCGTCATGCGTGCCGCCGACGGCGCATGGGTCGGCTGGGCGGGGCAGGCCGACGTCGACCTCGAGCCCTTCGACAACGCCGGCATCCGCATCGTGCCCGTGCCGTTGTCCGAGTCCGACCTCGAGCTCTACTACGAGGGCTTCAGCAACGACACCCTGTGGCCGCTCTACCACGACGTCATCGCGCAGCCGAGCTACCACCGCGAGTGGTGGGACCGCTACGTGCAGGTCAACCGCCGCTTCGCCGACGCCGTCGCGCGCATCTCCGACGACGCGGCGACCGTGTGGGTGCAGGACTACCAGCTGCAGCTCGTGCCGGCGATGCTGCGCGAGCGGCGGCCCGACCTGCTCATCGGGTTCTTCAACCACATCCCGTTCCCCGCGTACGGCATCTTCTCGCAGCTGCCCTGGCGCACCCAGATCGTCGACGGACTGCTCGGAGCGGATGTCGTGGGCTTCCAGCGCGTCGCCGACGCGGGCAACTTCTCCCGCGCCGTGCGCCGCCTCAAGGGCTACGCGACGAAGACGCCGTACATCGACGTGCCGGGCGTGGACGGCGGCGCATCGCGTCGCGTCATCGCGCGGGCGTTCCCCATCTCGATCGACACGCGCAGCTTCGAGGAACTCGCGGCACGCCCTGACGTGCAGGAGCGCGCGGCGCAGATCCGCCACGACCTCGGCAACCCGAAGACGATCCTGCTGGGCGTCGACCGCCTCGACTACACGAAGGGCATCGGCCACCGGCTCAAGGCCTACGGAGAGCTGCTCGAAGACGGCCGGCTCTCGGTCGAGGACGTCACCCTCGTGCAGGTCGCGACGCCGTCGCGCGAACGCGTCGAGAGCTACCGTCAGCTGCGCGACGAGATCGAGCTCACGGTCGGCCGCATCAACGGCGACTTCGGCACCATCAGCCACCAGGCGATCAGCTACCTGCATCACGGCTTCCCGCGCGAGGAGATGGCGGCCCTCTACGTCGCGGCAGACGTCATGCTCGTCACGGCCCTGCGCGACGGCATGAACCTCGTCGCGAAGGAGTACGTCGCGGCGCGCGCCGACGAGGACGGGGTGCTCATCCTGTCCGAGTTCACGGGCGCATCCGACGAGCTGCGCGCCGCGCTCCTCGTCAACCCGCACGACATCGACGGCGTCAAGGACGCGATCCTGCGCGCCATCGAGATGCCCCGCCAGGAGCGGCGGAAGCGGATGCGGTCGCTGCGCAAGAAGGTCGCGGAGAACGACGTGAACCACTGGTCGGACACCTTCCTCGCGACGCTCGACGGCAGTCGCGCCCGCATCGGATGGGGCGGCGCGGAGCCGCTCGACGCGCTCGAATGGACGATCGAGCGCCCGCCGCGCTCGTGA
- a CDS encoding acetolactate synthase large subunit, with protein sequence MTASASPAPDAPAPAPAKREAPPILTGSGQVLASLEKLGVTDVFGIPGGAIMPFYDELMASTAIRHILVRHEQGGGHAAEGYAAASGRIGVCIATSGPGATNLVTAIADAHMDSVPLLAITGQVFSTSMGTDAFQEVDITGITMPITKHSFLVTDPADVPATLAAAYHIATTGRPGPVLVDITKDAQQKSAPFIWPPKVELPGYRPVTKAHGKQILSAAELLASSSRPVLYVGGGVVRSGASKELLALAELTGAPVVTTLMARGAFPDSHTQHLGMPGMHGSVPAVLALQESDLIVSLGARFDDRVTGKVSDFAPDAKIVHVDIDPAEIGKIRQADVPIVGDAREVILDLIDAFSQNAQRPELAEWWTRLDQLRANYPLGYTEPDDGLLSPQYVIQRIGELSGPEAVFAAGVGQHQMWAAQFIGYERPHAFLNSGGAGTMGYAVPAAMGAKVAEPERLVWAIDGDGCFQMTNQELATCTINDIPIKVAIINNSSLGMVRQWQTLFYDGRHSFTDLNTGALDGKNTTRMVPDFVKLAEAYGALGIRVTKKEEIDDAIKLAIETNDRPVVIDFVVSRDAMVWPMVPQGVGNSQVQYARDHAPAWEEE encoded by the coding sequence ATGACCGCGTCCGCATCACCGGCGCCCGACGCGCCGGCCCCTGCGCCCGCCAAGCGCGAGGCGCCGCCCATCCTCACCGGCTCCGGCCAGGTGCTCGCGAGCCTCGAGAAGCTCGGCGTCACCGACGTCTTCGGCATCCCGGGCGGCGCCATCATGCCGTTCTACGACGAGCTCATGGCCTCGACCGCGATCCGCCACATCCTGGTCCGCCACGAGCAGGGCGGCGGCCACGCGGCCGAGGGCTACGCGGCCGCGTCGGGTCGTATCGGCGTCTGCATCGCGACCTCGGGCCCCGGCGCCACGAACCTCGTGACGGCGATCGCGGATGCGCACATGGACTCCGTCCCGCTCCTCGCGATCACGGGCCAGGTCTTCTCGACCTCGATGGGCACCGACGCGTTCCAGGAGGTCGACATCACGGGCATCACGATGCCCATCACGAAGCACTCGTTCCTCGTGACCGACCCGGCCGACGTGCCGGCGACGCTCGCTGCGGCGTACCACATCGCCACGACGGGCCGCCCCGGCCCCGTGCTCGTCGACATCACGAAGGACGCGCAGCAGAAGTCGGCGCCGTTCATCTGGCCGCCGAAGGTCGAGCTGCCGGGCTACCGCCCGGTCACGAAGGCGCACGGCAAGCAGATCCTGTCGGCCGCCGAGCTGCTCGCGAGCTCGAGCCGGCCCGTGCTCTACGTCGGCGGCGGCGTCGTCCGTTCGGGGGCGTCGAAGGAGCTCCTCGCCCTCGCCGAGCTCACGGGTGCCCCCGTCGTCACGACCCTCATGGCGCGCGGCGCGTTCCCCGACTCCCACACGCAGCACCTCGGCATGCCCGGCATGCACGGCTCGGTGCCCGCCGTGCTCGCCCTGCAGGAGTCCGACCTCATCGTGTCGCTCGGCGCCCGCTTCGACGACCGCGTTACGGGCAAGGTGTCGGACTTCGCGCCCGACGCGAAGATCGTGCACGTCGACATCGACCCCGCCGAGATCGGCAAGATCCGCCAGGCCGACGTGCCGATCGTGGGCGACGCGCGCGAGGTCATCCTCGACCTCATCGACGCGTTCTCGCAGAACGCGCAGCGGCCCGAGCTCGCCGAGTGGTGGACGCGCCTCGACCAGCTGCGCGCCAACTACCCGCTCGGCTACACCGAGCCCGACGACGGCCTCCTCTCGCCCCAGTACGTCATCCAGCGCATCGGCGAGCTGTCGGGCCCCGAGGCGGTCTTCGCCGCGGGCGTCGGCCAGCACCAGATGTGGGCTGCGCAGTTCATCGGCTACGAGCGCCCGCACGCGTTCCTCAACTCGGGCGGCGCGGGCACGATGGGCTACGCGGTCCCCGCGGCGATGGGCGCCAAGGTCGCCGAGCCGGAGCGCCTCGTGTGGGCGATCGACGGCGACGGATGCTTCCAGATGACCAATCAGGAGCTCGCGACCTGCACGATCAACGACATCCCGATCAAGGTCGCGATCATCAACAACTCCTCCCTCGGCATGGTGCGCCAGTGGCAGACCCTCTTCTACGACGGACGCCACTCGTTCACCGACCTCAACACGGGCGCGCTCGACGGGAAGAACACGACCCGCATGGTGCCCGACTTCGTGAAGCTCGCCGAGGCGTACGGCGCCCTCGGCATCCGCGTCACGAAGAAGGAGGAGATCGACGACGCCATCAAGCTCGCGATCGAGACGAACGACCGTCCGGTCGTCATCGACTTCGTCGTGAGCCGCGACGCCATGGTGTGGCCGATGGTGCCGCAGGGCGTCGGCAACTCGCAGGTCCAGTACGCACGCGACCACGCGCCCGCGTGGGAAGAGGAGTAA
- the ilvD gene encoding dihydroxy-acid dehydratase, with the protein MPDSNSPGTSAPVDHKPRSRTVTDGIEATTSRGMLRAVGMGDADWNKSQIGIASSWNEITPCNLSLARLAQAAKEGVHAGGGYPLQFGTVSVSDGISMGHEGMHFSLVSREVIADSVETVMQAERLDGSVLLAGCDKSIPGMLMAAARLDLASVFLYAGSIAPGWVRLSDGTEKDITIIDSFEAVGGVKAGIMSEADAHAIECAFAPGEGACGGMYTANTMASVAEALGLSIPGSASPPSYDRRRDYYAHRSGEAVVELLRKGITARQILTKKAFENAIAVGMALGGSTNIVLHLLAIAHEAEVELTLDDFNRIGSKVPHIGDLKPFGKYVMNDVDRRGGLPVLMKALLDAGLMHGDALTVTGKTLAENLADIGPIPPLDGEVLRTLENPIHETGGLTILHGTMAPEGAVVKTAGFDAATFEGPARVFDRERAAMDALTNGEIQKGDVVVIRYEGPKGGPGMREMLAITAAIKGAGLGKDVLLLTDGRFSGGTTGLCIGHIAPEAVDAGPIAFVRDGDLIRVDIAARSIDLLVDPAELAARREGWAPLPPRYTRGVLAKYSRLVRSAAEGAVTG; encoded by the coding sequence ATGCCGGACAGCAACTCCCCGGGTACCTCTGCGCCCGTCGACCACAAGCCCCGCTCTCGCACCGTCACCGACGGCATCGAGGCAACGACCTCCCGCGGCATGCTCCGCGCGGTCGGCATGGGCGACGCCGACTGGAACAAGTCGCAGATCGGCATCGCGAGCTCGTGGAACGAGATCACGCCGTGCAACCTGAGCCTCGCGCGCCTCGCGCAGGCCGCCAAGGAGGGCGTGCACGCGGGCGGCGGCTACCCGCTGCAGTTCGGCACCGTCTCCGTCTCGGACGGTATCTCGATGGGCCACGAGGGCATGCACTTCTCGCTCGTCTCGCGCGAGGTCATCGCCGACAGCGTCGAGACGGTCATGCAGGCGGAGCGCCTCGACGGCTCGGTGCTGCTCGCGGGCTGCGACAAGTCGATCCCCGGCATGCTCATGGCGGCGGCGCGACTCGATCTCGCATCCGTGTTCCTCTACGCGGGCTCGATCGCGCCCGGCTGGGTGCGCCTCTCGGACGGCACCGAGAAGGACATCACGATCATCGACTCCTTCGAGGCGGTCGGCGGCGTCAAGGCCGGGATCATGTCGGAGGCGGATGCGCACGCCATCGAGTGCGCCTTCGCGCCCGGCGAGGGTGCCTGCGGCGGCATGTACACCGCCAACACGATGGCTTCGGTCGCCGAGGCCCTCGGCCTCTCCATTCCGGGTTCGGCATCGCCGCCCAGCTACGACCGCCGCCGCGACTACTACGCCCACCGCTCGGGCGAGGCCGTCGTCGAGCTGCTGCGCAAGGGCATCACGGCGCGCCAGATCCTCACCAAGAAGGCCTTCGAGAACGCCATCGCGGTCGGCATGGCGCTCGGCGGCTCGACCAACATCGTGCTGCACCTGCTCGCGATCGCTCACGAGGCCGAGGTCGAGCTGACGCTCGACGACTTCAACCGCATCGGCTCGAAGGTGCCGCACATCGGCGACCTCAAGCCGTTCGGCAAGTACGTCATGAACGACGTCGACCGCCGCGGCGGCCTGCCCGTGCTCATGAAGGCCCTGCTCGATGCGGGTCTCATGCACGGCGACGCGCTCACCGTCACGGGCAAGACGCTCGCCGAGAACCTCGCCGACATCGGTCCCATCCCGCCGCTCGACGGCGAGGTGCTGCGCACGCTCGAGAACCCCATCCACGAGACCGGCGGCCTCACGATCCTGCACGGCACGATGGCGCCCGAGGGTGCGGTCGTCAAGACGGCGGGCTTCGACGCGGCCACCTTCGAGGGGCCCGCGCGCGTCTTCGACCGCGAGCGTGCCGCGATGGACGCGCTCACGAACGGCGAGATCCAGAAGGGCGACGTCGTCGTCATCCGCTACGAGGGCCCCAAGGGCGGGCCCGGGATGCGCGAGATGCTCGCCATCACCGCCGCCATCAAGGGAGCGGGGCTCGGAAAAGATGTCCTACTATTGACCGACGGACGATTCTCAGGCGGCACAACCGGCCTGTGCATCGGCCACATCGCTCCCGAGGCAGTGGACGCAGGTCCCATCGCCTTCGTGCGTGATGGTGATCTGATACGGGTCGATATCGCAGCCCGGTCAATCGACCTACTCGTCGATCCGGCCGAGCTGGCAGCCCGCCGTGAAGGCTGGGCGCCGCTTCCTCCGCGCTATACCCGTGGCGTTCTCGCGAAGTACTCCCGTCTCGTGCGCTCCGCTGCAGAGGGCGCCGTCACGGGATGA